Proteins encoded by one window of Chelatococcus sp. YT9:
- a CDS encoding type IV conjugative transfer system coupling protein TraD gives MRQASSSEARRQDTREKIELGGLIAKAGLRYEKRAILLGALIELGQRLKADDAERTRLAVIGAKAFGNDGE, from the coding sequence ATGCGTCAGGCCTCATCATCCGAAGCCCGCAGACAAGATACGCGCGAGAAGATCGAGCTCGGCGGCCTGATCGCGAAAGCCGGACTGCGCTACGAGAAGCGCGCCATCCTGCTCGGTGCGCTGATCGAACTCGGCCAGAGGCTAAAAGCCGACGATGCCGAGCGTACGCGCCTCGCGGTGATCGGCGCGAAGGCCTTCGGCAATGACGGCGAATAG
- the traG gene encoding Ti-type conjugative transfer system protein TraG produces MTANRLLLALAPITLMIGVLFGVSGYEQNLAAFGKTEPQQVMFGRAGIALPFLAAAAIGVIFLFAAAGAANIRTVGWGVIAGCAMTIFIAVLRATSQSPAFAQIDPAYLIGGSTALIVGCFALRVAVKGNAAFAAPVPKRVHGRRALHGDADWMTMAEAGKLFPDTGGIVIGERYRVDKDSTAAAAFRAMDRQSWGAGGRSPLLCFDASFGSSHGIVFAGSGGYKTTSVTIPTALKWGGTLVVLDPSNEVAPMVIDHRRAAGRTVHVLDPKQPGTGFNALDWIGRFGGTKEEDIAAVASWIMSDSGGARGVRDDFFRASALQLLTALIADVCLSGHTEAKDQTLRQVRANLSEPEPKLRSRLQEIYDGSQSQFVRENVAVFVNMTPETFSGVYANAVKETHWLSYPNYAALVSGHSFVTDDLAGGETDVFINLDLKTLETHAGLARVIIGAFMNAIYNRNGDVQGRALFLLDEVARLGFMRILETARDAGRKYGITLLLLFQSIGQMRETWGGRDAASKWFESASWISFAAVNDPETADYISKRCGMTTVEIDQVSRSSQSSGSSRTRSKQLASRPLIQPHEVLRMRADEQIVFTAGNAPLRCGRAIWFRRDDMTACVRVTGSSRREAERHGLNADRTTQTFTEMNQ; encoded by the coding sequence ATGACGGCGAATAGGCTTCTGCTCGCCCTCGCGCCGATCACGTTGATGATCGGCGTGCTGTTCGGCGTATCCGGCTATGAGCAAAACCTTGCTGCCTTTGGCAAGACCGAGCCGCAGCAGGTCATGTTCGGCCGCGCTGGGATCGCGCTGCCCTTCCTCGCCGCCGCTGCGATCGGCGTGATCTTCCTGTTCGCCGCCGCTGGCGCCGCCAACATCCGCACGGTCGGATGGGGCGTCATCGCGGGATGCGCGATGACGATCTTCATCGCCGTGCTGCGTGCGACATCGCAGTCTCCAGCATTCGCCCAGATCGATCCGGCCTACCTGATCGGCGGAAGCACCGCTCTAATCGTCGGATGCTTCGCCCTGCGCGTAGCGGTGAAGGGCAACGCCGCCTTCGCCGCGCCGGTGCCGAAGCGCGTGCATGGCAGACGTGCCCTGCATGGCGATGCCGACTGGATGACGATGGCCGAAGCCGGCAAGCTCTTTCCCGATACCGGTGGCATCGTCATCGGCGAGCGCTACCGTGTCGACAAAGACAGCACGGCGGCGGCGGCGTTTCGTGCGATGGATCGGCAGAGTTGGGGAGCGGGCGGACGCTCGCCCCTGCTCTGCTTCGACGCCTCCTTCGGCTCATCGCATGGCATCGTCTTCGCCGGTTCTGGCGGCTACAAGACGACCTCGGTGACGATCCCAACCGCGCTCAAATGGGGCGGCACGCTCGTCGTGCTCGATCCCTCGAACGAGGTCGCGCCCATGGTGATCGACCATCGCCGCGCGGCCGGGCGCACCGTCCATGTGCTTGACCCGAAGCAGCCGGGAACCGGCTTCAACGCCCTCGACTGGATCGGGCGCTTCGGCGGCACCAAGGAGGAGGATATCGCGGCCGTCGCCTCCTGGATCATGAGCGACAGCGGCGGGGCGCGCGGCGTGCGCGACGACTTCTTCCGCGCCTCGGCCTTGCAGCTCCTGACCGCGCTCATCGCCGATGTCTGCCTGTCAGGGCATACGGAGGCGAAGGACCAGACGCTGCGGCAGGTACGCGCCAATCTGTCCGAGCCCGAGCCGAAGCTGCGGTCGCGTTTGCAGGAGATCTATGACGGCTCGCAATCGCAATTCGTGAGGGAGAACGTCGCCGTCTTCGTCAACATGACGCCGGAGACCTTCTCGGGCGTCTATGCCAACGCCGTCAAGGAAACCCACTGGCTGAGCTACCCGAACTATGCCGCGCTCGTGTCGGGTCACTCCTTCGTCACCGACGATCTCGCCGGGGGCGAGACGGACGTCTTCATCAATCTCGACCTGAAGACGCTGGAGACCCATGCGGGCCTCGCCCGCGTCATCATCGGCGCGTTCATGAACGCGATCTATAACCGCAATGGCGATGTGCAGGGCCGGGCGCTCTTCCTTCTCGACGAGGTGGCGCGGCTCGGCTTCATGCGGATCCTCGAGACCGCGCGCGACGCCGGCCGCAAATACGGCATCACGCTGCTTCTGCTCTTCCAGTCCATCGGCCAGATGCGCGAAACCTGGGGCGGCCGCGACGCCGCGAGCAAATGGTTCGAGTCGGCGTCATGGATCAGCTTTGCCGCCGTCAACGATCCCGAGACCGCCGACTACATCTCCAAGCGCTGCGGCATGACCACGGTCGAGATCGACCAGGTCAGCCGCTCCTCGCAATCCTCCGGATCCTCACGGACGCGATCGAAGCAGCTCGCCTCCCGCCCGCTCATCCAGCCGCACGAGGTGCTGCGCATGCGGGCCGACGAGCAGATCGTGTTCACCGCCGGCAATGCGCCGCTGCGATGCGGCCGCGCCATCTGGTTCCGGCGCGACGACATGACGGCCTGCGTGAGAGTGACAGGTTCCAGCCGGAGAGAGGCTGAGCGGCATGGGCTCAATGCTGACCGGACCACACAAACCTTCACGGAAATGAATCAATGA
- a CDS encoding type II toxin-antitoxin system VapC family toxin has translation MIIDTSAMVAILYREGEAEAFAQIIHDAEVSRISVANYVELSMVIENQLGPDGMRQAEAFIRRAGITIEPVTLEHGELARQAFLDFGKGRHKAGLNYGDCFSYALAKATGEPLLFKGNDFSQTDIATA, from the coding sequence AGAGGGCGAGGCGGAGGCCTTTGCCCAGATCATTCACGACGCCGAGGTCAGCCGCATCAGCGTTGCGAACTATGTCGAGCTCTCCATGGTGATCGAGAACCAGCTCGGCCCCGACGGCATGCGGCAGGCTGAGGCCTTCATCCGCCGCGCCGGCATCACCATCGAGCCGGTGACGCTGGAACATGGCGAACTCGCCCGGCAAGCCTTCCTCGATTTCGGGAAAGGACGACACAAAGCCGGCCTGAACTACGGCGACTGCTTCTCCTACGCCCTGGCCAAGGCCACGGGCGAGCCGCTCCTGTTCAAGGGGAACGACTTCAGCCAGACCGATATCGCAACGGCATGA
- the traA gene encoding Ti-type conjugative transfer relaxase TraA has product MAITHFTPQLISRGSGRSAVLSAAYRHCARMEHEAEGRTVDYSAKRGLRHEEFLLPAGAPEWTRALIADRPVAGAAEAFWNAVEAFEKRSDAQLARELIIALPVELSVDQNIALVREFVETQLLARGQVADWVFHDEPGNPHIHLMTTLRPLTPDGFGSKKVAVIGADGQPLRNDAGKIVYRLWSGEKTEFLEQREGWLDLQNKHLALAGLDIRVDGRSYAERGIDLVPTTHVGVAAKAIDRKEAATGWSPRLERVAVHEERRAENRERILRRPEIVLDLVTREMSVFTERDIAKVLHRYVDDAGTFQQLLARILQSPDVLRVEGERIGFASGIREPAKYTTRELITLEAEMAHRAIWLAARSSHGVRETVLEAVFQRHARLSEEQRVAITHVAGDGRLAAVVGRAGAGKTTMMKAAREVWEAAGYRVVGAALAGKAAEGLSSEAGIASRTLASWELAWSTGRDQIDDRTVFVLDEAGMVSSRQMALFVETVVKAGAKLVLVGDPDQIQPIEAGAAFRAIVERTGYAELETIYRQREQWMRDASLDLARGNVVAALKSYEANGKLQPRKLKSDAVAALIDDWNRDYDPAKSTLILAHLRRDVRALNDMARGKLIERGLIEEGHAFRTEDGVRNFAAGDQIVFLKNDAVLGVKNGMIAHVVEARPGGFKAMVGEGEHRRHVDVDQRFYANLDHGYATTIHKSQGATVDRVKVLATLSLDRHLSYVALTRHREDVGLYYGALSFRKAGGLAKILSQHRGKETTLDYERAGSYRAALRFTEARGLHLVRVARTLVTDRLRWTIRQKDKLADLGGRLAAVAARFGLGASARRAATNIATEAKPMASGITAFPKSVDQAVEDRLAADPGLSRQWEEVSTRFRFVFAEPEAAFRKVDVDGMIRNADTTRSTLSTIAERPESFGALKGKIGLLAGRTDREDRERANLNVPALARDLERYLRLRAEAEHKHETEERAARVKVAVDIPALSSMARQTLEKVRDALDRNDLPAALAFSLEDKMVKAELEGFARAVNERFGERSMLANSAKTPDGPTFEKLAAGMNAGQRDELKSAWPTMRTAQQLAAQQRTAEGLKQAEAMRQRQRQGLSLK; this is encoded by the coding sequence TTGGCCATCACGCATTTCACGCCCCAGCTCATCTCGCGCGGCTCCGGCCGCAGCGCCGTGCTGTCGGCGGCGTACCGTCACTGTGCGCGGATGGAGCACGAGGCGGAGGGTCGTACCGTCGACTATTCCGCCAAGCGCGGGCTGCGGCATGAGGAGTTTTTGCTGCCGGCCGGCGCGCCGGAATGGACACGGGCGCTGATCGCCGATCGCCCGGTCGCGGGGGCGGCGGAAGCGTTCTGGAATGCGGTCGAAGCCTTCGAGAAGCGCTCCGATGCGCAGCTCGCCAGGGAGTTGATCATCGCGCTGCCGGTCGAGCTGTCCGTGGACCAGAACATCGCTCTGGTGCGGGAGTTCGTCGAGACGCAGCTGCTCGCCCGCGGGCAGGTCGCGGACTGGGTGTTTCATGATGAACCCGGCAATCCGCATATCCACCTGATGACCACCTTGCGGCCGCTGACGCCGGACGGGTTCGGGTCGAAGAAGGTCGCGGTGATCGGCGCGGATGGGCAGCCACTCCGCAATGACGCCGGCAAGATCGTCTATCGGCTCTGGTCCGGCGAGAAGACCGAGTTCCTCGAGCAACGCGAGGGTTGGCTCGATCTCCAGAACAAGCATCTGGCGCTTGCCGGCCTCGACATCCGCGTCGACGGCCGCTCCTACGCCGAGCGCGGTATCGATCTCGTGCCGACCACCCATGTCGGGGTGGCGGCGAAGGCGATCGACCGGAAGGAAGCGGCGACAGGGTGGTCGCCCCGGCTGGAGCGTGTCGCGGTCCATGAGGAGAGACGGGCGGAGAACCGCGAGCGCATCCTGCGCCGGCCGGAGATCGTGCTCGATCTCGTCACGCGCGAGATGAGCGTCTTCACCGAGCGCGACATCGCCAAGGTGTTGCATCGCTATGTCGATGATGCCGGCACGTTCCAGCAGCTCCTTGCGCGCATCCTCCAGAGCCCGGACGTGCTGCGGGTCGAAGGCGAGCGCATCGGTTTCGCGAGCGGCATCCGTGAGCCCGCCAAGTACACGACGCGTGAGCTGATCACGCTCGAAGCCGAGATGGCCCATCGCGCGATCTGGCTTGCCGCGCGGTCCTCGCATGGTGTTCGCGAAACCGTGCTCGAGGCGGTGTTCCAGCGTCATGCCCGGCTCTCGGAAGAGCAGCGCGTGGCGATCACCCATGTCGCGGGTGACGGCCGGCTGGCCGCTGTCGTCGGGCGCGCCGGCGCCGGCAAGACCACGATGATGAAGGCCGCGCGGGAAGTCTGGGAAGCGGCCGGCTATCGCGTCGTCGGTGCTGCACTTGCCGGCAAGGCCGCGGAGGGCCTTTCGAGCGAGGCGGGCATCGCCTCGCGCACGCTCGCCTCCTGGGAGCTCGCCTGGTCGACGGGCCGCGATCAGATCGACGACAGGACAGTGTTTGTGCTCGACGAGGCCGGCATGGTGTCATCCCGGCAGATGGCGCTCTTCGTCGAGACGGTGGTGAAGGCCGGCGCGAAACTCGTCCTCGTCGGCGATCCCGATCAGATTCAGCCGATCGAAGCGGGTGCTGCGTTCCGCGCCATCGTCGAGCGCACCGGTTATGCCGAGCTGGAGACCATCTACCGCCAGCGCGAACAATGGATGCGCGACGCCTCGCTCGATCTCGCGCGTGGCAATGTCGTCGCGGCGCTGAAGAGCTATGAGGCGAACGGCAAGCTCCAGCCGCGAAAGCTCAAGTCCGACGCCGTCGCGGCGCTGATCGACGACTGGAACCGCGACTACGATCCGGCGAAGTCGACGCTGATCCTCGCCCATCTCCGGCGGGACGTGCGCGCGCTCAACGACATGGCGCGGGGCAAGCTGATCGAGCGCGGCCTCATCGAGGAAGGTCATGCCTTCCGCACCGAGGATGGGGTGCGCAACTTCGCTGCTGGCGACCAGATCGTCTTCCTGAAGAACGACGCGGTGCTCGGCGTGAAGAACGGCATGATCGCCCATGTCGTCGAGGCGCGGCCGGGCGGGTTCAAGGCCATGGTCGGTGAGGGCGAACACCGTCGCCATGTCGACGTCGACCAGCGCTTCTACGCCAATCTCGACCATGGCTATGCGACCACCATCCACAAGTCGCAAGGTGCGACGGTCGACCGTGTGAAGGTGCTCGCTACGCTCTCGCTCGACCGTCACCTGTCCTATGTGGCGCTGACCCGCCATCGTGAGGATGTCGGCCTCTATTATGGAGCGCTGTCCTTCCGGAAGGCCGGCGGCCTGGCGAAGATCCTGTCGCAGCATCGGGGCAAGGAAACCACGCTCGACTATGAGCGCGCAGGCTCCTATCGCGCCGCCCTGCGCTTCACTGAGGCGCGCGGCCTGCATCTCGTCCGCGTCGCCCGCACGCTCGTTACTGACCGGCTGCGCTGGACCATCCGGCAGAAGGACAAGCTCGCCGATCTCGGCGGCCGCCTCGCCGCCGTCGCGGCCCGGTTCGGCCTCGGCGCGTCCGCAAGACGAGCTGCAACCAACATCGCAACGGAGGCGAAGCCGATGGCGTCAGGCATCACCGCATTCCCCAAATCCGTCGACCAGGCGGTCGAGGACAGGCTCGCCGCCGATCCCGGGCTATCGAGGCAATGGGAGGAGGTGTCGACCCGCTTCCGCTTCGTCTTCGCCGAGCCGGAGGCCGCGTTCCGCAAGGTCGACGTCGACGGCATGATCAGGAACGCCGACACGACCAGATCCACCCTGTCGACGATTGCTGAGAGGCCCGAGAGCTTTGGGGCGCTGAAGGGCAAGATCGGCCTTCTCGCCGGCCGCACCGACAGGGAGGATCGAGAACGCGCGAACCTGAACGTGCCGGCCCTTGCCCGTGACCTGGAGCGTTATCTACGGCTGCGCGCTGAGGCCGAGCATAAGCACGAGACGGAAGAACGCGCGGCGCGCGTCAAGGTCGCGGTCGACATTCCGGCGCTGTCATCGATGGCCAGGCAGACTCTCGAAAAGGTCCGCGACGCGCTCGACCGAAACGATCTTCCGGCGGCACTCGCCTTTTCCCTCGAGGACAAGATGGTGAAGGCAGAGCTCGAAGGGTTCGCCCGGGCCGTCAATGAGCGGTTCGGCGAGCGGTCCATGCTTGCCAACAGCGCGAAGACACCGGACGGACCCACCTTCGAGAAACTCGCCGCCGGGATGAATGCCGGCCAACGCGATGAGCTGAAATCGGCCTGGCCGACGATGCGCACGGCGCAGCAGCTCGCCGCCCAGCAGCGCACCGCTGAGGGGCTGAAGCAGGCCGAGGCGATGCGCCAGAGGCAGCGGCAGGGATTGTCGCTCAAATGA
- a CDS encoding TraH family protein yields MAFDADLLRTCADPSLKPAIIEQFVKEVGSPDPLAVTIRSGNRVILVPPAKTSDEALELVRKHLGQAVVRVGVTQYPAGIGIRDPSELTPTLVDPCENIRMGTALFGKVWRIVLKWYGYPTDEDLRPQMLDDAFHAWRTGQFEEIPVFSAPDPGEPKSAERNRGDVPQHEPESARPPPQETPPGDPNTSGIRVDLSGIDGRTP; encoded by the coding sequence ATGGCCTTCGATGCCGATCTCCTCCGAACATGCGCCGATCCTTCTTTGAAGCCGGCGATCATCGAGCAGTTTGTGAAGGAGGTTGGATCGCCGGATCCGCTCGCGGTCACTATCCGCTCCGGGAACCGCGTCATTCTCGTGCCGCCGGCGAAGACATCTGACGAGGCGCTGGAGCTCGTGCGCAAACATCTCGGTCAGGCCGTCGTGCGTGTTGGTGTCACGCAATATCCGGCCGGGATCGGCATCCGGGATCCCTCGGAGCTCACGCCAACCCTGGTCGATCCTTGCGAGAATATCCGCATGGGCACGGCCCTGTTCGGGAAGGTCTGGCGGATCGTGCTCAAATGGTATGGCTATCCGACTGATGAGGATCTCCGACCGCAGATGCTCGACGATGCGTTCCATGCCTGGCGGACAGGGCAGTTCGAGGAGATACCGGTGTTCAGTGCGCCCGATCCTGGGGAGCCGAAATCGGCGGAGCGGAATCGGGGGGATGTGCCGCAGCATGAACCGGAATCCGCCCGCCCGCCGCCACAGGAAACTCCACCCGGAGATCCCAACACGTCGGGTATTCGCGTCGACCTGTCGGGGATCGATGGACGGACACCATAG
- a CDS encoding PIN domain-containing protein, with protein MTKPVRKPTEALRTRHVFLNTEVYRRAGFNISNTQFSLLAKEIDAGRIVLHFTDITLSEIRRQLAEEVLARAVDAKRLARDFNRITQIAGKPNEAVKEIDSAALADAAWAGFVDTLIKRLRGHAISALETPAHVVFERYFAGQAPFEQRGSKEFPDAFVIEGLARYCTSNDISMYVVSGDAALRRAAEGHDALFPLQTLDEILAAATASSGADVEAIADEVLAAPGFDEQLSKAIETDLDFVDFVYFGPLTEGCVPSAALDEIVSVDDYDVAAFDDNRIGLILQANAILDAKVRYLDEDELRDRDDDIIPTELETSVRTHALLKIYVSIDLPSLRFSETELLTRDVIVE; from the coding sequence ATGACCAAACCCGTGCGCAAGCCTACAGAGGCGCTGCGGACGCGCCACGTCTTCCTCAACACCGAGGTTTATCGCCGAGCCGGCTTCAACATCTCCAACACCCAGTTCTCATTGCTCGCGAAGGAAATCGATGCCGGCCGCATCGTCCTGCACTTCACCGACATCACGCTTTCCGAAATCCGTCGGCAGCTCGCCGAGGAGGTCCTCGCCAGGGCGGTCGACGCGAAGCGCCTGGCACGCGATTTCAACCGGATCACGCAGATCGCCGGAAAGCCGAACGAAGCGGTGAAGGAAATCGACAGCGCGGCGCTGGCTGATGCGGCGTGGGCTGGCTTCGTCGACACATTGATCAAACGCCTGCGCGGCCACGCGATCTCTGCGCTGGAGACCCCCGCCCACGTCGTGTTCGAGCGATATTTCGCGGGCCAGGCTCCCTTCGAGCAAAGGGGCAGCAAGGAATTCCCAGACGCTTTCGTGATCGAAGGCCTCGCTCGCTATTGCACGAGCAACGACATCTCCATGTATGTCGTCAGCGGCGACGCGGCGCTTCGCCGGGCCGCGGAAGGCCATGACGCGCTCTTTCCGTTGCAAACGCTGGACGAGATCCTCGCAGCAGCGACCGCGAGCAGCGGAGCCGATGTCGAGGCAATCGCGGATGAGGTTTTGGCCGCCCCCGGCTTCGACGAACAACTGAGTAAGGCGATCGAGACCGATCTCGATTTCGTGGACTTCGTCTATTTCGGGCCCCTCACCGAGGGGTGCGTGCCTTCAGCCGCGCTCGACGAGATCGTCAGCGTCGACGATTACGACGTAGCGGCCTTCGACGACAATCGAATCGGCCTGATCCTGCAGGCCAATGCAATCCTCGATGCGAAGGTGCGTTACCTCGACGAAGACGAATTGCGCGACAGGGATGACGACATCATCCCCACCGAGCTGGAGACATCCGTCCGAACCCATGCCCTGTTGAAAATCTACGTCTCGATCGATTTGCCCAGCCTGCGCTTCTCAGAAACCGAGCTGCTCACGCGCGACGTCATCGTCGAATAG
- a CDS encoding WGR domain-containing protein, producing MLAQPYQLYVERRDASRNMARFYAMSIEQTLFGETCLIRRWGRIGAYGQTIQHSFDREDEAVQLFLDLLRQKRDRGYRPKGKPISSGSSTPEGQEAGPAA from the coding sequence ATGCTCGCCCAGCCCTATCAGCTCTATGTCGAACGCCGGGATGCCTCCAGGAACATGGCCCGGTTCTACGCCATGTCGATCGAGCAGACCCTGTTCGGAGAGACCTGCCTCATCCGGCGCTGGGGACGCATCGGCGCATATGGGCAGACCATACAGCACTCCTTCGACCGGGAGGACGAAGCCGTACAGCTCTTCCTCGACCTGCTGCGACAGAAGCGCGATCGCGGTTATCGACCGAAGGGAAAACCGATCTCGTCCGGCAGCTCAACTCCTGAGGGGCAAGAGGCTGGCCCCGCCGCGTAG
- a CDS encoding conjugal transfer protein TraB, with translation MTPATSGRSPTPAFSVWRGRSSPSIPDRWRPALLVAAAIAIGWAGWSGHALTLPLAMLFPALWAWAPNRITAAAVSMGYFLAASRGLPQGVAAYFGASVWAGILLWLLASLSFVTVHAGLWTGRPGWRRMLRYLVAAVLMAVPPFGIVGWAHPITAAGILFPEWGWWGLLATLAVLLAMTMRAWPAAAIALGGFWIWSAVSWAPVATPVGWEGVDTQLGGALGRDGTLERHRQLAAMVRTRVLEGASVVVLPESTLGPLTPTMERFWLDALTGLDVTVIAGAAVIDPEGYDNVMAELGPRGATVRYRARMPVLVAMWQPWRSWFEGSGGARASFFDDAIVEIAGSRVAPLICYEQLLVWPVLQSALHQPNAIVAVANAWWAAGTSVPAIQMAGLTAWARLFGLPLVTSFNR, from the coding sequence ATGACTCCCGCTACTTCGGGCCGATCCCCGACGCCGGCCTTCTCGGTCTGGCGCGGCCGATCTTCACCCTCCATCCCTGATCGCTGGCGCCCTGCCCTGCTCGTCGCTGCGGCCATCGCCATCGGCTGGGCGGGCTGGAGTGGGCATGCGCTCACCCTTCCGCTCGCCATGCTGTTCCCGGCGCTCTGGGCGTGGGCGCCGAACCGGATCACGGCGGCTGCCGTGTCTATGGGGTATTTCCTCGCAGCCTCGCGGGGCCTGCCGCAGGGCGTCGCCGCCTACTTCGGCGCTTCGGTCTGGGCCGGAATCCTGCTCTGGCTGCTGGCTTCGCTCTCCTTCGTCACCGTGCATGCCGGACTTTGGACCGGGCGGCCGGGATGGAGGCGGATGCTCCGCTACCTAGTAGCGGCCGTGCTGATGGCGGTCCCGCCCTTCGGCATCGTCGGCTGGGCGCATCCGATCACCGCTGCCGGCATCCTTTTCCCCGAATGGGGATGGTGGGGACTTCTCGCGACGCTGGCTGTCCTGCTCGCCATGACGATGAGGGCCTGGCCGGCCGCTGCCATCGCCCTGGGCGGGTTCTGGATCTGGTCCGCCGTGAGCTGGGCCCCGGTCGCCACACCCGTAGGCTGGGAGGGTGTCGACACGCAACTGGGCGGGGCGCTTGGGCGTGATGGCACGCTCGAGCGGCATCGACAGCTCGCGGCGATGGTCCGGACCCGTGTGCTGGAAGGTGCATCAGTCGTGGTGCTGCCGGAGAGCACGCTCGGCCCGCTGACCCCGACCATGGAACGGTTCTGGCTCGACGCGCTAACCGGTCTCGATGTGACCGTTATCGCCGGCGCGGCGGTGATAGATCCCGAAGGCTACGACAATGTCATGGCCGAGCTCGGCCCGCGTGGCGCGACGGTCCGCTATCGCGCGCGCATGCCGGTGCTGGTTGCCATGTGGCAGCCGTGGCGGTCCTGGTTTGAGGGAAGTGGCGGCGCCCGGGCGAGCTTCTTCGACGACGCGATCGTGGAGATCGCAGGGAGCCGTGTCGCACCGCTGATCTGCTACGAGCAACTCCTTGTCTGGCCCGTCCTGCAGTCGGCGCTGCACCAGCCCAATGCGATCGTGGCCGTCGCCAACGCCTGGTGGGCGGCCGGCACATCCGTGCCTGCGATCCAGATGGCCGGTCTCACGGCTTGGGCCCGGCTGTTCGGGCTTCCCCTCGTCACATCCTTCAATCGTTGA
- the traC gene encoding conjugal transfer protein TraC: MKKPSSKIREEIVQLQAQLKLAETREAERIGRIALKAGLGEIEIEESDLQSAFEELAGRFRGAGEKATGRKGAGAGSEAGTSAAKVAAGPAADGAGEV; this comes from the coding sequence ATGAAGAAGCCATCATCGAAGATCCGCGAGGAAATCGTCCAGCTCCAGGCCCAGCTCAAGCTCGCCGAAACACGCGAGGCCGAGCGGATCGGGCGCATCGCGCTCAAGGCGGGCCTGGGTGAAATCGAAATTGAGGAGAGCGACTTACAATCCGCTTTCGAAGAACTCGCAGGACGGTTTCGCGGTGCGGGAGAGAAGGCGACCGGGAGGAAGGGTGCAGGGGCAGGAAGCGAAGCCGGCACTTCGGCCGCGAAGGTCGCGGCTGGCCCGGCTGCGGATGGCGCTGGCGAGGTGTGA
- the traF gene encoding conjugative transfer signal peptidase TraF: MATGRKVGAARRRALGILVGGGVVMAAIAVLGGLGGWRINLTPSEPIGLWRIMPLERPVAIGDLVFVCPPPGAVSAFGLERGYFRQGLCPSCAAPLIKTVTALAGSRIEVGAGVMIDGDALPRSELIARDGAGRPLIPWTGGIVPTSQIFVHSPFAGSYDSRYFGPIPDAGLLGLARPIFTLHP, translated from the coding sequence ATGGCGACCGGAAGGAAAGTAGGTGCAGCGCGTCGGCGGGCGCTCGGGATCCTGGTCGGCGGCGGGGTTGTGATGGCGGCGATCGCCGTTCTGGGCGGGCTCGGAGGATGGCGCATCAACCTCACGCCGAGCGAGCCGATCGGACTATGGCGGATCATGCCGCTGGAGCGTCCTGTCGCCATCGGAGATCTCGTCTTCGTCTGCCCACCGCCGGGGGCGGTCTCGGCCTTCGGCCTTGAGCGCGGGTACTTCCGGCAGGGCCTATGCCCGAGCTGCGCAGCGCCCCTCATCAAGACCGTCACGGCGCTTGCCGGCAGCCGCATCGAGGTTGGCGCGGGCGTCATGATCGATGGCGATGCCCTGCCCCGCTCCGAACTGATCGCTCGCGACGGCGCCGGACGTCCGCTCATCCCCTGGACCGGCGGCATCGTTCCCACCAGCCAGATCTTCGTTCACTCTCCCTTCGCAGGTTCCTATGACTCCCGCTACTTCGGGCCGATCCCCGACGCCGGCCTTCTCGGTCTGGCGCGGCCGATCTTCACCCTCCATCCCTGA